In Paroedura picta isolate Pp20150507F chromosome 12, Ppicta_v3.0, whole genome shotgun sequence, one DNA window encodes the following:
- the ANAPC2 gene encoding anaphase-promoting complex subunit 2 isoform X2: protein MAAPRSSVAGPPTDCDLQVAIEVLQRYDLHSIVEEWFLEVLQTDLQANIAPEFWNCIAQYENTAEEPQCSLLLLDAFCLLKRRLDPYLHSMDLLEKWTKAGLLLGTGSQGLQEKVYTMFKAILFFSTTKNFQEMIQQFYSRSFKIYMRQWKRSEDKANEGENSTSDNEQESEVEEGDPGGGGLQCAGCNCKKSQCWCPMAMEQFQQLNDILHRLNLLERVSADAVTNILHRMIEERMEWRCRGEYERSFLNEFQEWIEKVIGWLSKVFLQGGAATHPNPEANSTLKRWRCHVQRFFYRLYASMRIEELFGIIRDFPESKPAVDDLKYCLERTNQRQQLLSSLKSALEMRLLHPGVNTSDIITLYISAIKALRELDPSMVILEVACEPIRKYLRTREDTVRQIVAGLTGDAEGSGDLANELSKADPVTLENGQESDDDVSQPEDWVPDPVDADPGKSSLKRRSSDIISLLVSIYGSKDLFINEYRTLLADRLLHQFNYSAEREIRNVELLKLRFGEAQMHYCEVMLKDMADSRRINTNIRDEEQKLPEEERPPFSLVAVILSSEFWPPLKEEKLELPEQIKEAMEAYSKKYEKLKAMRTLNWKHHLGLVKLDVELADRTLSLSVSPVHAAIILHFQSKSTWTLDELSEVLKVPVTSLRRKMTLWLQQGVLREEPPGTFTVIEEEQKDRAEKVVLIDSDEEGDSAMASQADQKEEELQLFWTYIQAMLTNLESLSLERIHSMLKIFVMTGPMVTEIDIQELQGFLQKKVRDQQLIYSGGVYRLPKSCN from the exons ATG GCAGCACCTCGATCGAGCGTGGCAGGGCCACCAACGGATTGTGACTTGCAGGTTGCCATAGAGGTATTGCAGCGGTATGATTTACACTCCATTGTGGAGGAATGGTTTTTAGAAGTTCTACAGACTGACCTTCAGGCAAACATTGCTCCAGAGTTCTGGAACTGTATTGCACAGTATGAAAACACAGCTGAAGAGCCTCAGTGCTCTCTCCTGCTCCTGGATGCCTTTTGTCTGCTGAAACGCCGCCTGGATCCTTACCTGCACAGCATGGACCTTCTGGAGAAATGGACCAAAGCAGGTTTGCTGCTTGGAACTGGATCCCAGGGGCTGCAGGAGAAAGTCTACACTATGTTTAAAGCCATCctcttcttctccaccacaaaaAACTTCCAGGAGATGATCCAACAGTTTTACAGCCGCAGTTTCAAGATCTATATGAGGCAATGGAAGAGAAGTGAAGACAAGGCGAATGAAGGAGAGAACAGCACGAGTGACAATGAGCAAGAGAGTGAAGTGGAGGAGGGTGACCCTGGAGGAGGGGGCCTGCAGTGTGCAGGCTGCAACTGTAAGAAGTCCCAGTGTTGGTGCCCAATGGCCATGGAACAATTTCAGCAACTCAATGACATTCT TCACAGGCTCAACCTGCTGGAGCGAGTGAGCGCTGATGCTGTCACCAACATCCTGCACAGAATGATCGAGGAGCGGATggagtggagatgccggggggaATATGAACGCTCATTTCTGAATGAATTCCAAGAG TGGATtgagaaggtgattggctggcttagCAAGGTGTTTCTACAAGGAGGGGCAGCCACCCACCCCAACCCTGAAGCCAACAGCACCCTGAAGCGCTGGCGCTGCCATGTCCAGAGATTCTTCTACCGCCTATATGCTAGCATGCGCATTGAAGAACTGTTTGGCATCATCCGAG ATTTTCCAGAATCAAAGCCAGCAGTGGATGATCTGAAGTACTGTCTAGAACGGACCAATCAGCGACAGCAACTTCTGAGCTCTCTGAAGAGTGCCTTAGAAATGCGGCTTCTTCATCCTG GGGTGAACACATCAGATATCATCACCCTCTACATCTCAGCTATCAAAGCCCTGCGAGAGCTGGACCCTTCCATGGTCATCTTGGAGGTGGCCTGTGAGCCCATCAGGAAGTACTTGAG AACCAGGGAAGATACAGTGCGGCAGATTGTGGCTGGTCTAACAGGTGATGCCGAAGGATCTGGTGACTTGGCAAATGAGCTCTCCAAAGCTGATCCAGTGACACTGGAGAATGGCCAAGAGAGCGATGATGACGTCTCTCAGCCAGAAGACTGGGTGCCTGACCCTGTTGATGCTGACCCAG GGAAATCGAGTTTGAAGCGCCGCTCCTCAGATATCATCAGTCTGCTTGTGAGCATCTATGGCAGCAAGGACCTGTTCATCAACGAGTATCGCACACTTCTGGCTGATCGGCTGCTACACCAATTCAACTACAGTGCAGAGAG GGAAATCCGGAATGTAGAACTGCTGAAGCTGCGTTTTGGGGAAGCCCAGATGCATTACTGTGAAGTCATGTTAAAA GACATGGCAGACTCTCGCCGCATTAACACTAATATTCGTGATGAGGAACAGAAACTCCCAGAAGAAGAGAGGCCCCCATTTAGTCTTGTTGCCGTTATCTTGTCCAGTGAGTTCTGGCCACCACTGAAGGAAGAGAAGCTGGAGCTGCCTGAACAAATCAAGGAGGCCATGGAGGCCTACTCCAAGAAATATGAGAAACTGAAG GCCATGCGGACACTGAACTGGAAGCACCACCTAGGCTTGGTGAAACTGGATGTGGAGTTGGCAGACCGCACCCTTTCCCTCTCCGTCTCACCCGTGCATGCAGCGATCATCTTGCACTTCCAAAGCAAGA GCACATGGACTCTGGATGAGCTGAGTGAGGTGCTGAAGGTTCCTGTGACATCCCTCCGGCGCAAGATGACCCTGTGGCTGCAGCAAGGCGTGTTGCGGGAGGAGCCTCCAGGCACATTTACTGTAATTGAGGAGGAGCAGAAGGACCGGGCAGAGAAAGTGGTGCTGATTGACAGTGATGAAGAAGGCGATTCGGCCATGGCCTCGCAAGCTgaccagaaggaggaggagttgcag CTTTTCTGGACATACATCCAGGCAATGCTGACCAACCTGGAGAGTCTGTCCCTGGAACGCATCCACAGCATGCTCAAGATCTTTGTGATGACAGGCCCCATGGTGACAGAGATAGACATCCAAGAGCTTCAGGGTTTCCTTCAGAAGAAGGTCCGAGATCAGCAACTCATCTACTCTGGTGGTGTCTACCGTCTGCCCAAGAGCTGCAACTGA
- the ANAPC2 gene encoding anaphase-promoting complex subunit 2 isoform X1, with protein MELSAAWHTLSTGLVPPAALGLAAPRSSVAGPPTDCDLQVAIEVLQRYDLHSIVEEWFLEVLQTDLQANIAPEFWNCIAQYENTAEEPQCSLLLLDAFCLLKRRLDPYLHSMDLLEKWTKAGLLLGTGSQGLQEKVYTMFKAILFFSTTKNFQEMIQQFYSRSFKIYMRQWKRSEDKANEGENSTSDNEQESEVEEGDPGGGGLQCAGCNCKKSQCWCPMAMEQFQQLNDILHRLNLLERVSADAVTNILHRMIEERMEWRCRGEYERSFLNEFQEWIEKVIGWLSKVFLQGGAATHPNPEANSTLKRWRCHVQRFFYRLYASMRIEELFGIIRDFPESKPAVDDLKYCLERTNQRQQLLSSLKSALEMRLLHPGVNTSDIITLYISAIKALRELDPSMVILEVACEPIRKYLRTREDTVRQIVAGLTGDAEGSGDLANELSKADPVTLENGQESDDDVSQPEDWVPDPVDADPGKSSLKRRSSDIISLLVSIYGSKDLFINEYRTLLADRLLHQFNYSAEREIRNVELLKLRFGEAQMHYCEVMLKDMADSRRINTNIRDEEQKLPEEERPPFSLVAVILSSEFWPPLKEEKLELPEQIKEAMEAYSKKYEKLKAMRTLNWKHHLGLVKLDVELADRTLSLSVSPVHAAIILHFQSKSTWTLDELSEVLKVPVTSLRRKMTLWLQQGVLREEPPGTFTVIEEEQKDRAEKVVLIDSDEEGDSAMASQADQKEEELQLFWTYIQAMLTNLESLSLERIHSMLKIFVMTGPMVTEIDIQELQGFLQKKVRDQQLIYSGGVYRLPKSCN; from the exons ATGGAGCTCTCGGCCGCCTGGCACACGCTTAGCACCGGCCTGGTACCGCCCGCTGCCCTCGGTCTG GCAGCACCTCGATCGAGCGTGGCAGGGCCACCAACGGATTGTGACTTGCAGGTTGCCATAGAGGTATTGCAGCGGTATGATTTACACTCCATTGTGGAGGAATGGTTTTTAGAAGTTCTACAGACTGACCTTCAGGCAAACATTGCTCCAGAGTTCTGGAACTGTATTGCACAGTATGAAAACACAGCTGAAGAGCCTCAGTGCTCTCTCCTGCTCCTGGATGCCTTTTGTCTGCTGAAACGCCGCCTGGATCCTTACCTGCACAGCATGGACCTTCTGGAGAAATGGACCAAAGCAGGTTTGCTGCTTGGAACTGGATCCCAGGGGCTGCAGGAGAAAGTCTACACTATGTTTAAAGCCATCctcttcttctccaccacaaaaAACTTCCAGGAGATGATCCAACAGTTTTACAGCCGCAGTTTCAAGATCTATATGAGGCAATGGAAGAGAAGTGAAGACAAGGCGAATGAAGGAGAGAACAGCACGAGTGACAATGAGCAAGAGAGTGAAGTGGAGGAGGGTGACCCTGGAGGAGGGGGCCTGCAGTGTGCAGGCTGCAACTGTAAGAAGTCCCAGTGTTGGTGCCCAATGGCCATGGAACAATTTCAGCAACTCAATGACATTCT TCACAGGCTCAACCTGCTGGAGCGAGTGAGCGCTGATGCTGTCACCAACATCCTGCACAGAATGATCGAGGAGCGGATggagtggagatgccggggggaATATGAACGCTCATTTCTGAATGAATTCCAAGAG TGGATtgagaaggtgattggctggcttagCAAGGTGTTTCTACAAGGAGGGGCAGCCACCCACCCCAACCCTGAAGCCAACAGCACCCTGAAGCGCTGGCGCTGCCATGTCCAGAGATTCTTCTACCGCCTATATGCTAGCATGCGCATTGAAGAACTGTTTGGCATCATCCGAG ATTTTCCAGAATCAAAGCCAGCAGTGGATGATCTGAAGTACTGTCTAGAACGGACCAATCAGCGACAGCAACTTCTGAGCTCTCTGAAGAGTGCCTTAGAAATGCGGCTTCTTCATCCTG GGGTGAACACATCAGATATCATCACCCTCTACATCTCAGCTATCAAAGCCCTGCGAGAGCTGGACCCTTCCATGGTCATCTTGGAGGTGGCCTGTGAGCCCATCAGGAAGTACTTGAG AACCAGGGAAGATACAGTGCGGCAGATTGTGGCTGGTCTAACAGGTGATGCCGAAGGATCTGGTGACTTGGCAAATGAGCTCTCCAAAGCTGATCCAGTGACACTGGAGAATGGCCAAGAGAGCGATGATGACGTCTCTCAGCCAGAAGACTGGGTGCCTGACCCTGTTGATGCTGACCCAG GGAAATCGAGTTTGAAGCGCCGCTCCTCAGATATCATCAGTCTGCTTGTGAGCATCTATGGCAGCAAGGACCTGTTCATCAACGAGTATCGCACACTTCTGGCTGATCGGCTGCTACACCAATTCAACTACAGTGCAGAGAG GGAAATCCGGAATGTAGAACTGCTGAAGCTGCGTTTTGGGGAAGCCCAGATGCATTACTGTGAAGTCATGTTAAAA GACATGGCAGACTCTCGCCGCATTAACACTAATATTCGTGATGAGGAACAGAAACTCCCAGAAGAAGAGAGGCCCCCATTTAGTCTTGTTGCCGTTATCTTGTCCAGTGAGTTCTGGCCACCACTGAAGGAAGAGAAGCTGGAGCTGCCTGAACAAATCAAGGAGGCCATGGAGGCCTACTCCAAGAAATATGAGAAACTGAAG GCCATGCGGACACTGAACTGGAAGCACCACCTAGGCTTGGTGAAACTGGATGTGGAGTTGGCAGACCGCACCCTTTCCCTCTCCGTCTCACCCGTGCATGCAGCGATCATCTTGCACTTCCAAAGCAAGA GCACATGGACTCTGGATGAGCTGAGTGAGGTGCTGAAGGTTCCTGTGACATCCCTCCGGCGCAAGATGACCCTGTGGCTGCAGCAAGGCGTGTTGCGGGAGGAGCCTCCAGGCACATTTACTGTAATTGAGGAGGAGCAGAAGGACCGGGCAGAGAAAGTGGTGCTGATTGACAGTGATGAAGAAGGCGATTCGGCCATGGCCTCGCAAGCTgaccagaaggaggaggagttgcag CTTTTCTGGACATACATCCAGGCAATGCTGACCAACCTGGAGAGTCTGTCCCTGGAACGCATCCACAGCATGCTCAAGATCTTTGTGATGACAGGCCCCATGGTGACAGAGATAGACATCCAAGAGCTTCAGGGTTTCCTTCAGAAGAAGGTCCGAGATCAGCAACTCATCTACTCTGGTGGTGTCTACCGTCTGCCCAAGAGCTGCAACTGA
- the SSNA1 gene encoding microtubule nucleation factor SSNA1, with the protein MTQQGAALQSYNNELVKCIEDLCIKRDELNKQIRLEEEEKVKLQNEIRLLTEKLARINENLARKMASRNEFDKTIAETEAAYMKILESSQTLLNVLKKEAGNLTKATDIKSTVTKES; encoded by the exons ATGACCCAGCAAGGGGCGGCCCTGCAGAGCTACAATAACGAGCTGGTCAAAT GTATTGAAGATCTCTGCATAAAAAGGGATGAACTGAACAAACAAATACGgctagaggaagaggagaaggttAAGCTGCAGAATGAAATTCGCCTTTTGACAGAGAAGCTGGCCCGTATTAATGAGAACCTGGCCCGTAAGATGGCTTCTCGAAATGAGTTTGATAAAACCATTGCTGAGACTGAGGCTGCTTATATGAAG ATCTTGGAAAGTTCACAGACACTATTAAATGTCCTGAAAAAGGAAGCGGGGAATCTCACCAAAGCTACAGATATAAAAAGCACTGTGACTAAAGAAAGCTGA